From the genome of Uranotaenia lowii strain MFRU-FL chromosome 1, ASM2978415v1, whole genome shotgun sequence, one region includes:
- the LOC129744339 gene encoding tubulin polyglutamylase TTLL5 isoform X2 gives MPISDKPRLNSLSAKKTSVTPNPWVTGGPPGGKDAVLVFRTTALSPVNANGDGVSDSASGTSSDLSTVTASGSGSTKDQTSKSVNEHNSKLHAATLPKNFNVQRKSDSISSTPSNSQDDEDDEDDDDEEADEDEEHDDNGEEEGEGEGDEEEEANSQDEAGPSSNVEQTKDTNSKKRHLESSSSSSSLSNASLASRDGDEPEAELPTSKSEPLLTTVEKKTTRKSQENKENQSAVRAEMPASQLNIFYKFINTETRLLRKILNAHGMGESGSDSNDFNLLWTGIHLKPDILRNLAPYQRVNHFPRSYELTRKDRLYKNIERMQHLRGHKHFDIVPQSFLLPQDYKELIVAHNKCRGPWIVKPVASSRGRGIFIVNSPDQIASYEQVVVAKYITDPLCIDGHKCDIRLYVAVTSFDPLIIYLYEEGLVRLATVKYDRAAENLWNPCMHLCNYSINKYHTDYIKSNNAGDEDVGHKWTLSALLRHLRSQGCNTEQLMMNIEDLLIKAIFSCTQPIVSACRMFVPHIGNCFELYGFDILIDDTLKPWLLEINLSPSLGCDTPLDTKVKACLLTDLLTMVGIPAISPLQKACYDSKGQKIRNLSTPYRRVNSADFVHTTGTSGKKDGDSTKKIPSTLSALTAEELKIVRFARAQYERRGGFVRIFPTSDSMARYASILDPITGIPTSAATSAGSGTYLMVIPHNYNQMLHSQLFPAGSESENRIVHRIQKYERALESSLPITIGPKHTAPKCVDEAKRLRQQIRKLIENGNELSILQARRAFGLYLEYILKRLSSEPKQSHEELVMKFLYRVGAHMKTPFFFRNFGNKALGKDRGAMVAKQLGDYLHLYNKETEAFVDSFDLVGMIPIKLFDDFLSQASEADLESVLTLHTNFTQSMPFLYNGCSTNIPPTPPIPVGAHGFLKAMPCMAPGGTNKELIRLDPYYKSNEVMARNSRTGLATTVGRTEYGRADRMARLSPMKKKPPVGNMVKSSRERDQRSNWLY, from the exons ATGCCTATTTCGGACAAACCTCGGCTAAATTCGCTAAG CGCCAAAAAAACTTCTGTTACCCCGAACCCGTGGGTAACTGGTGGTCCACCGGGAGGTAAAGATGCGGTTCTCGTTTTCCGGACCACAGCCTTGTCCCCGGTAAATGCCAACGGAGATGGCGTCTCCGATAGTGCGTCCGGAACCTCTTCGGATCTGTCGACGGTGACTGCTTCCGGGTCGGGATCAACGAAGGATCAGACAAGCAAGTCAGTCAATGAGCATAACTCAAAGCTGCACGCTGCAACACTGCCTAAAAATTTTAACGTGCAACGAAAATCCGATAGTATAAGTAGCACACCTAGCAATAGTCAAGATGATGAGGATGACGAAGATGATGACGATGAAGAAGCGGACGAAGACGAAGAGCATGATGATAATGGCGAGGAGGAAGGTGAAGGGGAGGGAGATGAGGAAGAAGAAGCAAACTCCCAGGATGAGGCTGGTCCTTCGTCCAACGTAGAACAAACCAAAGATACCAACTCTAAAAAACGTCATCTAGAATCGTCTTCTTCGTCTAGCTCTTTGAGCAACGCATCCTTAGCCAGTCGGGACGGCGACGAACCCGAGGCAGAACTGCCAACTTCTAAATCAGAACCGCTCCTTACCACGGTCGAGAAAAAAACAACCCGCAAGagtcaagaaaataaagaaaatcaaagcGCGGTTCGGGCTGAAATGCCAGCCTCTCAGCTTAACATATTCTACAAATTTATCAATACCGAAACTAGGCTTTTGCGGAAGATTTTGAACGCTCACGGCATGGGCGAAAGTGGCTCAGACAGTAACGATTTCAATTTACTATGGACGGGTATCCATTTGAAACCGGATATCCTCCGGAACTTGGCCCCGTATCAACGGGTTAACCATTTTCCTAG GTCCTACGAGCTAACGCGTAAAGATAGACTCTACAAAAACATTGAACGCATGCAGCATTTACGGGGTCACAAACACTTCGATATAGTGCCACAGTCGTTTTTGCTACCACAAGACTATAAAGAACTTATCGTTGCTCACAATAAGTGTCGCGGGCCATGGATTGTAAAGCCGGTAGCATCAAGCCGAGGTCGAGGAATCTTCATAGTAAACTCG CCAGATCAGATAGCCTCCTATGAACAGGTGGTGGTAGCCAAATACATCACGGATCCTCTCTGCATTGACGGCCACAAGTGTGATATCCGGTTGTATGTGGCTGTTACTTCATTCGACCCGCTCATCATCTACCTGTACGAGGAAGGTTTGGTTCGACTGGCTACTGTAAAATACGACCGTGCTGCCGAAAACTTATGGAATCCTTGCATGCATCTGTGCAACTACAGCATCAACAAATATCACACGGACTACATCAAGTCGAACAATGCCGGAGACGAGGACGTTGGGCACAAATGGACCCTTAGCGCTTTACTGAGACACCTACGCAGTCAAGGTTGCAATACCGAACAGTTGATGATGAACATCGAGGATTTGCTCATAAAAGCGATTTTCTCGTGTACGCAACCGATTGTTTCGGCCTGTCGAATGTTTGTTCCACATATCGGTAACTGCTTCGAGTTGTAcggttttgatattttgatagaCGATACGCTGAAACCTTGGTTGTTGGAAATCAACCTCTCGCCTTCGCTTGGCTGTGATACTCCTCTAGATACGAAAGTGAAAGCATGCTTGCTAACGGATCTGCTAACCATGGTTGGCATCCCGGCCATCAGTCCGCTCCAAAAAGCCTGTTACGATAGCAAAGGTCAGAAAATAAGGAATCTTTCGACACCGTATAGACGGGTGAATTCGGCAGATTTTGTGCACACAACCGGAACTAGCGGTAAAAAAGATGGAGATTCCACGAAGAAAATTCCATCTACGCTCAGTGCTTTAACAGCCGAAGAGTTGAAGATCGTCCGCTTCGCTCGTGCACAATATGAACGCCGTGGGGGTTTCGTAAGGATTTTCCCCACCAGCGACAGCATGGCACGATATGCATCGATTCTGGACCCCATAACAGGCATACCGACCTCGGCTGCAACGTCCGCTGGAAGTGGAACTTACTTGATGGTCATTCCGCACAACTACAATCAAATGTTACACTCGCAACTCTTCCCGGCGGGAAGCGAATCGGAAAACAGAATCGTTCATCGCATACAAAAGTATGAGCGCGCCTTAGAAAGCTCTCTTCCGATTACTATCGGTCCAAAACATACGGCACCGAAATGCGTCGACGAAGCGAAGCGATTACGACAACAGATAAGGAAACTCATCGAAAACGGCAACGAACTGAGCATACTGCAAGCTAGGCGAGCATTCGGTCTGTACTTGGAATACATTCTAAAACGGTTATCTTCGGAACCAAAGCAAAGCCACGAAGAATTGGTGATGAAATTCCTGTATCGAGTTGGGGCGCACATGAAGACGCCATTCTTTTTCAGAAACTTCGGTAACAAAGCTTTGGGCAAGGATCGTGGGGCAATGGTTGCAAAGCAACTGGGAGATTACCTGCATCTGTATAACAAAGAAACGGAAGCGTTTGTTGATTCCTTTGATCTCGTGGGAATGATCCCGATCAAGCTGTTTGATGATTTCCTATCACAAGCCAGCGAGGCCGATTTGGAATCGGTCCTAACACTGCACACCAATTTCACGCAGTCGATGCCATTCCTGTACAACGGTTGCTCCACTAACATTCCCCCAACGCCACCGATCCCGGTGGGAGCTCACGGGTTTCTGAAGGCGATGCCATGCATGGCACCGGGCGGAACCAACAAAGAACTAATCCGTCTGGATCCTTACTACAAGAGCAACGAGGTGATGGCCCGAAACAGCCGTACAGGACTAGCAACGACCGTCGGGCGCACCGAGTATGGTAGAGCGGATCGAATGGCTCGACTGTCACCTATGAAGAAAAAACCTCCGGTCGGTAATATGGTGAAATCCTCGCGGGAAAGAGATCAACGATCCAACTGGCTTTACTAG
- the LOC129744339 gene encoding tubulin polyglutamylase TTLL5 isoform X1 produces MVKIHTGLAANRMRVREQLAREICDPKSCLSQNIIIKEMVLRQKEQIRKLNGYSSLDFFIMPISDKPRLNSLSAKKTSVTPNPWVTGGPPGGKDAVLVFRTTALSPVNANGDGVSDSASGTSSDLSTVTASGSGSTKDQTSKSVNEHNSKLHAATLPKNFNVQRKSDSISSTPSNSQDDEDDEDDDDEEADEDEEHDDNGEEEGEGEGDEEEEANSQDEAGPSSNVEQTKDTNSKKRHLESSSSSSSLSNASLASRDGDEPEAELPTSKSEPLLTTVEKKTTRKSQENKENQSAVRAEMPASQLNIFYKFINTETRLLRKILNAHGMGESGSDSNDFNLLWTGIHLKPDILRNLAPYQRVNHFPRSYELTRKDRLYKNIERMQHLRGHKHFDIVPQSFLLPQDYKELIVAHNKCRGPWIVKPVASSRGRGIFIVNSPDQIASYEQVVVAKYITDPLCIDGHKCDIRLYVAVTSFDPLIIYLYEEGLVRLATVKYDRAAENLWNPCMHLCNYSINKYHTDYIKSNNAGDEDVGHKWTLSALLRHLRSQGCNTEQLMMNIEDLLIKAIFSCTQPIVSACRMFVPHIGNCFELYGFDILIDDTLKPWLLEINLSPSLGCDTPLDTKVKACLLTDLLTMVGIPAISPLQKACYDSKGQKIRNLSTPYRRVNSADFVHTTGTSGKKDGDSTKKIPSTLSALTAEELKIVRFARAQYERRGGFVRIFPTSDSMARYASILDPITGIPTSAATSAGSGTYLMVIPHNYNQMLHSQLFPAGSESENRIVHRIQKYERALESSLPITIGPKHTAPKCVDEAKRLRQQIRKLIENGNELSILQARRAFGLYLEYILKRLSSEPKQSHEELVMKFLYRVGAHMKTPFFFRNFGNKALGKDRGAMVAKQLGDYLHLYNKETEAFVDSFDLVGMIPIKLFDDFLSQASEADLESVLTLHTNFTQSMPFLYNGCSTNIPPTPPIPVGAHGFLKAMPCMAPGGTNKELIRLDPYYKSNEVMARNSRTGLATTVGRTEYGRADRMARLSPMKKKPPVGNMVKSSRERDQRSNWLY; encoded by the exons GAACAAAT ACGAAAACTCAACGGTTACTCCAGTTTGGACTTTTTTATTATGCCTATTTCGGACAAACCTCGGCTAAATTCGCTAAG CGCCAAAAAAACTTCTGTTACCCCGAACCCGTGGGTAACTGGTGGTCCACCGGGAGGTAAAGATGCGGTTCTCGTTTTCCGGACCACAGCCTTGTCCCCGGTAAATGCCAACGGAGATGGCGTCTCCGATAGTGCGTCCGGAACCTCTTCGGATCTGTCGACGGTGACTGCTTCCGGGTCGGGATCAACGAAGGATCAGACAAGCAAGTCAGTCAATGAGCATAACTCAAAGCTGCACGCTGCAACACTGCCTAAAAATTTTAACGTGCAACGAAAATCCGATAGTATAAGTAGCACACCTAGCAATAGTCAAGATGATGAGGATGACGAAGATGATGACGATGAAGAAGCGGACGAAGACGAAGAGCATGATGATAATGGCGAGGAGGAAGGTGAAGGGGAGGGAGATGAGGAAGAAGAAGCAAACTCCCAGGATGAGGCTGGTCCTTCGTCCAACGTAGAACAAACCAAAGATACCAACTCTAAAAAACGTCATCTAGAATCGTCTTCTTCGTCTAGCTCTTTGAGCAACGCATCCTTAGCCAGTCGGGACGGCGACGAACCCGAGGCAGAACTGCCAACTTCTAAATCAGAACCGCTCCTTACCACGGTCGAGAAAAAAACAACCCGCAAGagtcaagaaaataaagaaaatcaaagcGCGGTTCGGGCTGAAATGCCAGCCTCTCAGCTTAACATATTCTACAAATTTATCAATACCGAAACTAGGCTTTTGCGGAAGATTTTGAACGCTCACGGCATGGGCGAAAGTGGCTCAGACAGTAACGATTTCAATTTACTATGGACGGGTATCCATTTGAAACCGGATATCCTCCGGAACTTGGCCCCGTATCAACGGGTTAACCATTTTCCTAG GTCCTACGAGCTAACGCGTAAAGATAGACTCTACAAAAACATTGAACGCATGCAGCATTTACGGGGTCACAAACACTTCGATATAGTGCCACAGTCGTTTTTGCTACCACAAGACTATAAAGAACTTATCGTTGCTCACAATAAGTGTCGCGGGCCATGGATTGTAAAGCCGGTAGCATCAAGCCGAGGTCGAGGAATCTTCATAGTAAACTCG CCAGATCAGATAGCCTCCTATGAACAGGTGGTGGTAGCCAAATACATCACGGATCCTCTCTGCATTGACGGCCACAAGTGTGATATCCGGTTGTATGTGGCTGTTACTTCATTCGACCCGCTCATCATCTACCTGTACGAGGAAGGTTTGGTTCGACTGGCTACTGTAAAATACGACCGTGCTGCCGAAAACTTATGGAATCCTTGCATGCATCTGTGCAACTACAGCATCAACAAATATCACACGGACTACATCAAGTCGAACAATGCCGGAGACGAGGACGTTGGGCACAAATGGACCCTTAGCGCTTTACTGAGACACCTACGCAGTCAAGGTTGCAATACCGAACAGTTGATGATGAACATCGAGGATTTGCTCATAAAAGCGATTTTCTCGTGTACGCAACCGATTGTTTCGGCCTGTCGAATGTTTGTTCCACATATCGGTAACTGCTTCGAGTTGTAcggttttgatattttgatagaCGATACGCTGAAACCTTGGTTGTTGGAAATCAACCTCTCGCCTTCGCTTGGCTGTGATACTCCTCTAGATACGAAAGTGAAAGCATGCTTGCTAACGGATCTGCTAACCATGGTTGGCATCCCGGCCATCAGTCCGCTCCAAAAAGCCTGTTACGATAGCAAAGGTCAGAAAATAAGGAATCTTTCGACACCGTATAGACGGGTGAATTCGGCAGATTTTGTGCACACAACCGGAACTAGCGGTAAAAAAGATGGAGATTCCACGAAGAAAATTCCATCTACGCTCAGTGCTTTAACAGCCGAAGAGTTGAAGATCGTCCGCTTCGCTCGTGCACAATATGAACGCCGTGGGGGTTTCGTAAGGATTTTCCCCACCAGCGACAGCATGGCACGATATGCATCGATTCTGGACCCCATAACAGGCATACCGACCTCGGCTGCAACGTCCGCTGGAAGTGGAACTTACTTGATGGTCATTCCGCACAACTACAATCAAATGTTACACTCGCAACTCTTCCCGGCGGGAAGCGAATCGGAAAACAGAATCGTTCATCGCATACAAAAGTATGAGCGCGCCTTAGAAAGCTCTCTTCCGATTACTATCGGTCCAAAACATACGGCACCGAAATGCGTCGACGAAGCGAAGCGATTACGACAACAGATAAGGAAACTCATCGAAAACGGCAACGAACTGAGCATACTGCAAGCTAGGCGAGCATTCGGTCTGTACTTGGAATACATTCTAAAACGGTTATCTTCGGAACCAAAGCAAAGCCACGAAGAATTGGTGATGAAATTCCTGTATCGAGTTGGGGCGCACATGAAGACGCCATTCTTTTTCAGAAACTTCGGTAACAAAGCTTTGGGCAAGGATCGTGGGGCAATGGTTGCAAAGCAACTGGGAGATTACCTGCATCTGTATAACAAAGAAACGGAAGCGTTTGTTGATTCCTTTGATCTCGTGGGAATGATCCCGATCAAGCTGTTTGATGATTTCCTATCACAAGCCAGCGAGGCCGATTTGGAATCGGTCCTAACACTGCACACCAATTTCACGCAGTCGATGCCATTCCTGTACAACGGTTGCTCCACTAACATTCCCCCAACGCCACCGATCCCGGTGGGAGCTCACGGGTTTCTGAAGGCGATGCCATGCATGGCACCGGGCGGAACCAACAAAGAACTAATCCGTCTGGATCCTTACTACAAGAGCAACGAGGTGATGGCCCGAAACAGCCGTACAGGACTAGCAACGACCGTCGGGCGCACCGAGTATGGTAGAGCGGATCGAATGGCTCGACTGTCACCTATGAAGAAAAAACCTCCGGTCGGTAATATGGTGAAATCCTCGCGGGAAAGAGATCAACGATCCAACTGGCTTTACTAG